The genomic DNA TATCCGCTATGTTAAAGAACATATTTATCATCCTTGTTGGGGTCGGTCTGATTTTCGCGCGGCCGCAGGCCGCAGCCCCCGATATTCATAGCCCCAATTTTGATGTCCGCAGCGAGGAATTTGAAGCGGGCGAACCTTCCACGCGAAGCGATTCAACCAGTCTCGATTCGTTGATCACGCACAAAATGACTGAGAATCACATCCCAGGTGTGGCCACGATTGCACTGAAGGACGGACAGATCGTTTGGAATCAGTGTTATGGTTACGCGGTACTTGAGGATAGCATACCGGTTGCCGATTCCACACTTTTTTATCTTGCTTCTATTTCAAAAACCAGTGTGGCTATTGCTTTGATGCAGGCATGGGAGCTATATTCATTCAGCCTTGACGATGATGTGGGTGCTCTCCTTGGTTTCCCGGTGCGTAACCCCTATTATCCTGATTCGGTGATCAGCATTCGTATGTGTATGACCCATATGTCGAGCATCAATGATAATTGGACTATTCTGGATCCACTGAACATTCAGGGAGATTCACCTATTCCGCTTGGAGAATTTCTCGAGGAATATCTGGTTCCAGGCGGTGCGCACTACAGCATAGATAATTACAATCCATGGCCTCCGGCAACGGAGGATGATTACTGTAATATTGGTGCGGCAATATGTGGCTACATCGTTGAATTGCTGGCAGACAGTTTCCCCGTATGGTGCCATGATTCGATATTTGATCCGCTGAGCATGCAGGAAACAGCGTGGTTTCTTTCCCAGTTGGATACAAGCAATATTGCAATGCCCTATCATTGGGACGGCGCGACATATATTCCGTACGGGCATATAGGCAAGCCATATTATCCATGCGGCACGCTTAGAACGAGCTCGCGCCAGCTAGCGCGTCTGCTCACTGCCTTCATGCAGTATGGAGTGATCGATGATACCGTGCGGATCCTGGACAGCACAACGGTTGTGTTGATGACAACGTCTCAATACCCCGTGTTGAACCCGGAACAGGGTTTATTCTGGTATAAGAAATTTCTCGACGGCCGTTGGATCTGGGGCCATCAGGGTTGGTCTTCAGGTATACGCGCGAGAGTCGCATTTGATTGGAGTAATAACACAGGTTCGGTCGTATTTACAAATGGTGAGGATATTGGCAGCGTGACAGAAATCGCAGTCGCGCTGCTTAATTATGCGGGAGAATTTGGTATTGCCGAGAACGAATTAACAATTCCGACACCATCGCTTAGGCTAAGCCAGAGTGAGCCGAATCCTTTCAGAAATTCCATGAGCATTCGGTTTGTATTGCCGAGTGCTGAAGACGTTACCTTGAAGATTTTTAATATTGTTGGTCAGGAAGTGACCACGTTAATTGACGGAGAACTGAGGGCGGGTGAGCATAACGTCATTTTTGAGGCTGGAGATCTGCCGAGCGGTGTGTATTACTACCGGCTCACGACCGGAAGGCAGAGTCAAACACGCAGTTGTGTTCTGTCAAAATAGTATCACTAATCTTAAATAACACTTTGAGATGGAAAATCTCAGGAGATACGGCGTCAAGCCTTATAGGGTAGCCGTTATCCACGGCGGTCCCGGTGCGCCCGGCGAAATGGCACCGTTGGCGCGTGAGCTTGCACCTACAATGGGAGTTATAGAGCCTTTCCAGACTGCCGATACGGTTGAGAAACAGGTTGAAGAACTTAAGACAATCCTGGAGAGGAATGCAGATATTCCGGTAACTCTAGTTGGCTATTCGTGGGGTGCTTGGTTGGGTTTCATCGTTGCCGCCCGCTATCCGTCAGTGGTGAGGAGGTTGATCTTGGTGAGCAGCGGCCCATTCGAGGAGACATATAGCCGCGGTATCATGAAAGCCCGCCTGGACCGACTTGGTGATGAGGAAAAAAGAGAAGTCCTTTCCTTGATCGAATCATTCGACGACTCTGGCAGTGGAAACATGAATAAGAAGATGGAGCGTTTTGGTCAATTGATTTCAAAGGCAGATTCTTACGACCCATTGCCTCATCCTGATGAGATCATTGAAGTTCGGTTTCATATTTTTCAATGTGTGTGGAAAGACGCAGAGGAATTGAGACGCAGCGGTGCGCTGCTCAGGCTCGGCAAGAATATTCAGTGTCCTGTGGTAGCAATACATGGGACGTATGACCCACACCCGGCCGAGGGTGTGCAAAAACCCTTATCCAGGGTGCTCAAAGATTTCAGATTCGTCCTGCTGCAGAACTGTGGACATACTCCTTGGTTGGAGCGACAGGCCAAGGCTAAATTCTACGAAGTGCTCAAGGGAGAATGCGTATGATCGCAGCCGGGAAGAAAGTGGTTTTGAGGGATGCGCTTCCTTCAGATCTCGAAATATACCTAAAATGGATGAAAAACGGCGAGTGGTTGAAGTACGATGCGCCATGGGAAAATTACCTGAGTGATTTCAGGTCGATCACAGTAGCGCGAGAAAGATTTGTTGATAAGTTCCTACATGATCCTTCTTTGCCACGAAAACGTGCGATCATTTGCGCAAAAGAGGATGAGAGCAGGCCATTGGGCTGGATCAACCGTTATGGAGACAAGAGATTTCCAGATACCTGGCTCATCGGTATTGATATTTGTGAGGATGATCATTTGAACAGAGGATTGGGTACAGAAGCTTTCAGGCTCTGGATCGATTATTTGTTCTCTAATTCTGATATTCACCGAATCGGTTTTGCCACGTATTCTTTTAACGAAAGGATGATCAGTGTAGGGAAGAAATTGGGATTCACGCATGAAGGTACGGACCGTGAAATCATCTACTGGCAGAATGAATGGGTTGACCGCTTACACTTCGGCGTGCTTCGCAAAGAATGGCTGGCGGGAAGATAGATTTGACCGAGGTTCTAAGTTGAGTTACGTTGTTATATTGACAGCGTAAATTTTTGCTTTATAGTAGATGAGATGTGAATTTGTTCTTCAGATCATTGGTTATCTTCAATGCAATGAAGTTTAGATCGCAAGTATCCAGGAGGATATAATGAAGAGAATGTTTGGGATTTTCGTCGGTTTGTTATTGGCGCTGGTGATATTGGGCGTCATGACAATCTGGAAACCATGGTCATGGACTAGGCAGGAGGAATCTTCGGAATTCGAAGAAGAAGAAAAAGGCGAGAAACCGCACGACTGGTTTTACATGCAACGCGCCTATCCTGGGCGACTCGTAAATGAAGAAGCACATCAGATGGCCTATCGACAGGCCCGTGCAATGGCACAGGAATATGCCGAACGCAATCAGGGTATCTGGATACCCAGAGGGCCGACCAACATCGGCGGACGTATCACCGGGATCGTGTTCCATCCATCGAACGGTAACATAATCTATGCGGGTGCTGCCGATGGCGGTGTGCTGAAATCAACTGATGGCGGCGTGAACTGGACGATGCTTACCGATGATTTCATCACACTCTCGGTCGGTGATGTGACAATCGATCCGAGCAACCCGAATACCGTGTATGTGGGTCTGGGCGAGGCCAATCTTGCCGGCGATAACTACGACGGCGACGGGATCTACCGGACCACAGACGGCGGCGCCACGTGGACGAATATCGGACTGGCACAGACAAAACGCATTGGCCGCGTGGCCGTCCATCCTACCGACCCCGATATCATTTTTGTCGCCGGGGCCGGTGCCCAATTCAGCGCCGACAGCGCGCGAGGTGTGTACCGCACGACCGACGGCGGCATGACATGGCAAAAAGTCCTCTACATATCAGATTCTACTTCGGCGATAGATGTGCGGATAAACCCGCTACATCCGGACACGGTTTATGCCGCGATGTGGGAGCGGTTGCGGTCGCCAATCAGGCGCAAAGCCGGTGGGGTCACTTCAGGTATTTATCGCAGTACTGACATGGGTACGACGTGGAGCGAGTTGACCAGCGGATTGCCGTCAGGTCCGAACGTGGGAAGGATTGGAATCGCCATCTGCCAGGGCACAACGAACATACTCTATGCCATCTACGCCGATTCAATAGGCTATTTCGAATCGGTATTTAAGACAACTGATGGTGGCAATACATGGACACCGACGGGCGGCCAGCCTTCGTCTTATCTGTACTACAGCTTCGGTTGGTATTTCGGGCAGATCCGCGTGCACCCTACGAATCCAGATGTCGTTTTTGTTCTGGGCGTACCGCTCTATCGCACGACCAACGGAGGCAACTCGTGGTCAGATGTCTCAGGCATACAGCATGTGGACCATCACGCGCTTGAGTTCGATCTGACCAATATGAATCATATTGTTGATGGCAATGACGGCGGTGTTTATACTTCCACCAATGGCGGTTCAGTCTGGACCAAGTCGTATAACTTGCCGATCACCCAGTTCTACGCGGCAACGATCGATCCGCTCAATCCTGAACGTACCTACGGTGGTACTCAGGATAACGGCACGATGCGGACGATGACCGGGAATATAGATGACTGGGAGATGATCTACGGTGGAGACGGGTTCTACTGTATCGTGGACTACACCAATGCTAATATCATCTACGCGGAGTACCAGTATGGGAATCTCGCCAAATCAACGAACGGCGGTAACAATTTCTACTCAGCAACCAGCGGCATAAGTTCCAATGACCGTACTAACTGGTCCACGCCCGTTATCATGGACCCCAACGACCATCTTGTTCTGTACTACGGAGCTAACCGTTTATACAAAACAACGGATGGTGCGGGTTTCTGGAATGCGATCAGCGGTGATCTCACGAATGGTCCTGGTTCAGGTAACCTGACTTACGGCACGATCACGACGATCGCGGTGTCCGGGACCGACGGCAGTGTCATATATGTTGGGACGGATGATGCGAATGTCTGGGTGACGACGAACGGAGGGACGGACTGGACAAGCATCAATACCGGTCTGCCCGACCGGTGGGTGACGCGGGTCGCGTTCGACCCGGATGATGCCGCTATTGCTTACGTGACGTTTTCTGGGTATCGCCATGATTCGTACTTACCGCATGTCTTCCGGACGACGAATTACGGGACGACGTGGAATGATATTTCTTCGAACCTTCCCGAGGTTCCGATCAACGTGATCGTGATCGACCCTGAGAATACTTCTGTTTTGTATATCGGAACGGATTACGGTGTTTACTATACGACTGATGCAGGTGGTGGTTGGCAGCCGCTTGGCACAGGCTTGCCTTTCAGCGCGGTTGACGATCTTATATTACATAATGGTGCGCGTATATTGAGGGCGGCAACCCATGGCCGTTCATTCTTTGAATTCGACCTGGATCAGATAGGGGTAGCGGAACAGGAAGAATTGACCGGGATCGATGTAAAAGGCATAGTTCTTCAGGTTACAAGTCCAGCGCGTAACGAAATCAGCATATACTACAGTCTCTCCAGGACGAGTTCGGTGCGGATTGATGTTTATGATATCGCCGGTCGGCGAATACATAATTTACTAAATAGTACTGTCAGCGCCGGGAAATACGAAATGAGCACGGTATTGAACTTGCCAGCAGGTACATATTTCGTGCGCCTCGAAGCTCAAGGTGAGGGGATAACGCAGAAAATAAATATCGTAAAATAGAGACTTATTACACAAAAAGTGTAAAAAGTGTATGCCTGTCCCCATTGAGGGTTGACAGGCTGGAATCTATTTGTATAATTTGTCTAACTGTAAAGAGGGAGGTCCTATGAAACGATGTATATTGGTTGTAGCAATGGTGCTACTCACCCAGGTGTATGCCGGTTCCCTTACCGAAATCTTCTTTCAACCTTGCCCAAGAGCACATAGTATTATGGTTACCGATACAGATGATGATAGAATAATTCTGTACGGAGGTGACCAACAGCAGGATGGCTCGCGCTACTATAGTGACGTGTGGGAGTTCGACCTGACTGATATGACGTGGTGTCCTGTTGATGTCAGCGGGCAGCCGCCGTCGGACCGCACATATTGCGCGTCTGCATATGATGCGACAGGAGACCGGGTGATCATCTTTGGTGGTTGGTATGAGTTTTCATTTTTCAATGATGTCTGGGAACTCGACCTTGAGTCCGGAAGTGAAGCCTGGCAGATGCTCTCAACATCAGGTACCACCCCCGCTGCTCGGGAAGCAGCAACTTGTGTGATTGATCCGGTTAACAACAGGATGATTATGTTTGGCGGTTATGACCTGACAACGAGTGCACGAAATGACGTGTGGGAACTTGATCTATCTACGCTGACCTGGACCCAGCTATTCCCGTCAGGGGCGAGTCCTGTGCCAAGGTATGCGCACGCCGCGATCTATGATCCGGTCGACCACCGGATGATTGTTTTTGGTGGTATTGCGCCGTATTCACCAGGCTTCAATGATGTATGGGAACTTGATCTTACTGACGGGGCTGAGGCTTGGCAGCAATTGAGCCCGACTGGTGCAACACCACCTGCAAGATGCAGGCACTTCGGTGTTTACAACAGCGTGTCAAATGAAATGATCGTTGGTTTTGGATACGATTATACTTCTGGCACGATATTGTACAACGATGTATGGGTACTTGATCTGGGCTCGCCCGAGTGGCGAGATGTTTCGAACGGTGGATTTGCAATTACGGCGAGAAGAGGGGCATGCGCTGCATTTTGTCCTGATGATGAGGTCACCTATATCTTTGGCGGGCATGTGATGCTTAGTCAATACTGCTACGAAACTTATCTGTTAGACCTCGATCCGACCGCAGTAGAGGAATACGACAAAAACAAGGTTTTTGATAATGAGTATCTGAAGATCGAGACAAACCCGAATCGAGGCCCGGTCAGAATGGATTTATATATTCCTGAACCAGAAGTGGTATCGCTGAAGGTTGTCGATGTATCAGGCAGAGTCGTGAATACGCTCATTGACGGAATGCGTTATTCTGGCCATTGTATCGCCGTGTGGGAAGGTGCAGATAATCAGGGTAACCGATTACCTGCTGGTACCTATTTTGGCATTCTGGAAATGGGCGATCAGGTGGTCGTAAAAAAGGCGGTGGTGGTCAAGTAAAGGAACTGCTGCAAAAGTGCATGCCTGTCCCCGGCCGCAAGTACAAGATTGAGATAGAGATTTTCCAAGGCAAGGGTGGCCAGCTCCAGAAGGAGAGGGACCAGATAATCTACCCCGATCTGATCAGAGAAGGCATATGCGCTTGGATGTATAGGGGAGATGGCGAGAAGAGTTATCAAAGAGGTCAGAAGTTTTCATATCCCGAAGATAAAGAAAAAATATGTCCCTGGTTGCTTGACAGCCTTAGCGGCGTCCTCAAGGCGTTGAGCGCTGGTGAAACTCTGAACTGGGATTACAAAGATACGCCGTATGAAAAAGTTATCGATCCCGGGGGCGTGACCACTGAATACGTGCGTTGCGTCGATCCGACGGCATCGGGTATTGTGGTGAAGATAACAAGGACAAGAGTATCCGACGAATAGAACCATTCACATGATTAGTCAATTACAGAGTTTCGTATGTGTCTTACCGTACAGAGCCAATAGCTCTGCCTTTCATCAATTATTCTTCCTGAAATTATGCATGAAAAAGCATTGACTTAGGTCAGAATCCAGCTATAATCAACGTTAAGATTTAGTATTGTGGTGGGTAGGCATTTTAAATAACTTTAGTTGATTTTTTCTGTTAACTGATTTTAGGCATAGAGGGAGGAACTGATGAAACTGAGATCAAGAAATGTCTATCTTGTAGGTCTGATCCTACTATTGAGCGTTGCAACGCAGGGTATATCATCTGTATCAAGTGATGGCGATGCGGTATTTCAACGCATCACTGAGAATGGGCCGATCATTGTCAGAGAACCAGGTTTACCCAATTATGGGGGCTCTGGTATGCCGGACGACCCTGCGGTTGTTTGGTCGTACAATCTAACAGATGCGATATACAATACAACATGCAATACGGTCGACGGTTACGTGTTTGCCGGTACCTATCTAAACAATCCATGGGAGGCTGAATTGTTCGCGCCGACTGGTGGTGGTATACCAGAATGGGTACACGGCGGTACAGAGTTCTACACCGATGCTGGCGACAATGTCTTCACTCTGGCGGCTGTGGATGAGGAAGGCGGGGGAGTGAACGTGATCAAATGGACTGGCCCGGGAAACGGCACGCCGGACTGGACTACGAACTTTATAGATTATGCCGTTGCAAGCTACGGGCCATGTGTGGTTTCGGACGACGGCTCGACCATAGCAGCCATTGCCGCGCCGGCCGGAACGGATGCTCATCTGTTGCTGTTCGATGCCGACTCAGCCACACCGCTGATCGATTATACAGCAACCGGCTGCGGTTTTCCAAGGTACGTAAAGATCAATGCAGACGGCCGCTATACGGCATTCATCGCACTTGCTACCCTGATTGTTTTTGACCGCGACAGCCTCAATGTGCGCGCGCAGATTCCAATGGGAGCCAGTAACAGTGCTCTTGATATATCCGGCGACGGCAATCTTGTCGCATATGGATGGCCTTCTCTGGTGCTTATGGAATGGAACGGATCATCCTATCAGAATCTCTGGTCTTATACGGTTGGAGGTGGCTATTACCTGAGCAAGATCGCCATCTCAAACGATGGGTCGACAATGGTTTCATGCTGGTATATTGCCCCACATAATACCTTCAAGGTTGTAGTACATGATACGGGTTCATCCACACCATTATGGATCTACGATTATCCCGTGTCCAGTGGAACATATCAAGAAGTATGTTTTGATATCGACATAACCGATGACGGGTCCTATTTTATCATAGGAAGTTGGGGCGACGATGCGAATATCAATCCGGAAGTGCATATCTTCCAGCGGGATGCTACTCCCCATATATATTACACAGTAGATATGCCGGGCTCGATGTTCTCGGTTGACATCTCGAATGACGGAAGTTATGCTACTGCTGCCGGCAAACACGTTCATGCCAATGCGATGGGACGCGGAGGCGACATTGTGCTTATCAACACGGGCATAACCGGCATCGATGACAACAACTTTACAGGTTACGCCGGCGATGCCATGCAAATCGCCTGTTACCCCAATCCGTTCACCTACTCCACTGCTATACGCTACTCGATCACAACGGGTGATAAAGAAACACAAGTCAAGATCTATGATGCTGCGGGCAAGTTGGTGAAGTCTCTATATCCAGTATCGAGCAGCCAGAATCAAGTATCTGCAGTTTTTTGGGACGGTACTGACAGATGTAACAGGCAACTGTCCGGCGGGGTGTATTTTGTAAGGTTGGAAACGGAAAATAGCAGCACTACCGAGAAAATTGTAAAACTGGAATAGCGCACGTATTTATATTTACACTTCGTTTGGATATCATCTTCAGATTATGAAGAAGGAGGTATGGTGAGGAAGTTATCGATTATTTTAGTTATTATAGCATTCATGAGTTGTGGTTTGCTCGATGAGATCGATCTCGGTTCGATTGCCTGGCATGCCACGAGTGTTATCAGGTTGGAGAGCAGTTTGCTCGGCGAAACGACCGATATCAGCGTCAATATTGCATGGCGCTGGTTGCTGGAACGGCCATCAGGTCAGGGTATAATCGTTGAGCGCAGCATAGGAAATGCCAATTCTTATGCGCCGATCGATACGGTTGCACCGATTGAGACACTCATGACCTATCTGGACAGGGATACAATTCTACAACCAAATACCACGGTTTTCTACAGATTGGGGTTTCTGGAAGGCGGTTCGATCGATTATTTCAAGACAGTTGAAGTTACGCTACCGCCTGAGCAGCATTTCTATTCACCCATACAGGATACCGTAGGAAACGATACCCTGTCACTGGTATTTGCGCGGTTGCAGGATTTCAATGACTGTGAGGTTTCCATATACAGGGCATTTGTGACCGATCCCGAAAGTCTGATGAATCTTGTGAATCCTTTGTTCGTTGATACGTTGACATATCCAGATACATCACTGGTATTGCCTCTGCCAGACAGTGTGTATGCTGATACGAGCATTTATACGATCAGGTTGCTCTCGCTCAATGAAGTGGAGGTTTCACAAGGTAGCATTACCAACGTTTCGACGACTTTGTCGAGCGGTTTCAGGGCTTTCTTTAAGAACCCATAAGGGACCTACCCCGATATTAAGCGGGAGGGAGAGCAATTTCTATTGCTCTCCCTCCCGTTCTGTATTTCAGTAAGTTACCAGTTTGTCACGACCACGTATCTGAACTGTCTGCTCCCAAGAGTTGCCGTGAAATCATAACTCTACTGATGCAGATCTATCATACCTGCTATCCACGAATATTCGTTCTACGTAGAGATGTCTGAGAACATTTATAGAAATCAAACAACCCCAACCATTGTCTGAATTGTATTTCTGACGGTTTCGCGCGTATAGGAAATTCAAGATCGCGGGACAATCTCTTCCACTGGTTGTGACTGAAAACGTGCTTGTAATTCGATTTCAGATCTTTCCTCCACGCGCCGAAACCGCGTTTAATGAACTGCTCGTAAGCAGATATATCAGCCGCCGAGACTAATGAAGAGGTTCTTTTTTCTATATGCAGCATGACGACATCCACGTTGGGGACTGGGGAGAAGTCAGTTCGTTTGAAACGCCTTATTATCTTTGGCCTGAAATGTGGCTTCAGCAAGACAGAAAACTGGGTAGTCCTTGGCGTGCCAGTGAATTTCTCGGCT from candidate division WOR-3 bacterium includes the following:
- a CDS encoding alpha/beta hydrolase, with amino-acid sequence MENLRRYGVKPYRVAVIHGGPGAPGEMAPLARELAPTMGVIEPFQTADTVEKQVEELKTILERNADIPVTLVGYSWGAWLGFIVAARYPSVVRRLILVSSGPFEETYSRGIMKARLDRLGDEEKREVLSLIESFDDSGSGNMNKKMERFGQLISKADSYDPLPHPDEIIEVRFHIFQCVWKDAEELRRSGALLRLGKNIQCPVVAIHGTYDPHPAEGVQKPLSRVLKDFRFVLLQNCGHTPWLERQAKAKFYEVLKGECV
- a CDS encoding GNAT family N-acetyltransferase; the protein is MRMIAAGKKVVLRDALPSDLEIYLKWMKNGEWLKYDAPWENYLSDFRSITVARERFVDKFLHDPSLPRKRAIICAKEDESRPLGWINRYGDKRFPDTWLIGIDICEDDHLNRGLGTEAFRLWIDYLFSNSDIHRIGFATYSFNERMISVGKKLGFTHEGTDREIIYWQNEWVDRLHFGVLRKEWLAGR
- a CDS encoding T9SS type A sorting domain-containing protein, giving the protein MKRMFGIFVGLLLALVILGVMTIWKPWSWTRQEESSEFEEEEKGEKPHDWFYMQRAYPGRLVNEEAHQMAYRQARAMAQEYAERNQGIWIPRGPTNIGGRITGIVFHPSNGNIIYAGAADGGVLKSTDGGVNWTMLTDDFITLSVGDVTIDPSNPNTVYVGLGEANLAGDNYDGDGIYRTTDGGATWTNIGLAQTKRIGRVAVHPTDPDIIFVAGAGAQFSADSARGVYRTTDGGMTWQKVLYISDSTSAIDVRINPLHPDTVYAAMWERLRSPIRRKAGGVTSGIYRSTDMGTTWSELTSGLPSGPNVGRIGIAICQGTTNILYAIYADSIGYFESVFKTTDGGNTWTPTGGQPSSYLYYSFGWYFGQIRVHPTNPDVVFVLGVPLYRTTNGGNSWSDVSGIQHVDHHALEFDLTNMNHIVDGNDGGVYTSTNGGSVWTKSYNLPITQFYAATIDPLNPERTYGGTQDNGTMRTMTGNIDDWEMIYGGDGFYCIVDYTNANIIYAEYQYGNLAKSTNGGNNFYSATSGISSNDRTNWSTPVIMDPNDHLVLYYGANRLYKTTDGAGFWNAISGDLTNGPGSGNLTYGTITTIAVSGTDGSVIYVGTDDANVWVTTNGGTDWTSINTGLPDRWVTRVAFDPDDAAIAYVTFSGYRHDSYLPHVFRTTNYGTTWNDISSNLPEVPINVIVIDPENTSVLYIGTDYGVYYTTDAGGGWQPLGTGLPFSAVDDLILHNGARILRAATHGRSFFEFDLDQIGVAEQEELTGIDVKGIVLQVTSPARNEISIYYSLSRTSSVRIDVYDIAGRRIHNLLNSTVSAGKYEMSTVLNLPAGTYFVRLEAQGEGITQKINIVK
- a CDS encoding serine hydrolase encodes the protein MLKNIFIILVGVGLIFARPQAAAPDIHSPNFDVRSEEFEAGEPSTRSDSTSLDSLITHKMTENHIPGVATIALKDGQIVWNQCYGYAVLEDSIPVADSTLFYLASISKTSVAIALMQAWELYSFSLDDDVGALLGFPVRNPYYPDSVISIRMCMTHMSSINDNWTILDPLNIQGDSPIPLGEFLEEYLVPGGAHYSIDNYNPWPPATEDDYCNIGAAICGYIVELLADSFPVWCHDSIFDPLSMQETAWFLSQLDTSNIAMPYHWDGATYIPYGHIGKPYYPCGTLRTSSRQLARLLTAFMQYGVIDDTVRILDSTTVVLMTTSQYPVLNPEQGLFWYKKFLDGRWIWGHQGWSSGIRARVAFDWSNNTGSVVFTNGEDIGSVTEIAVALLNYAGEFGIAENELTIPTPSLRLSQSEPNPFRNSMSIRFVLPSAEDVTLKIFNIVGQEVTTLIDGELRAGEHNVIFEAGDLPSGVYYYRLTTGRQSQTRSCVLSK
- a CDS encoding T9SS type A sorting domain-containing protein; protein product: MKLRSRNVYLVGLILLLSVATQGISSVSSDGDAVFQRITENGPIIVREPGLPNYGGSGMPDDPAVVWSYNLTDAIYNTTCNTVDGYVFAGTYLNNPWEAELFAPTGGGIPEWVHGGTEFYTDAGDNVFTLAAVDEEGGGVNVIKWTGPGNGTPDWTTNFIDYAVASYGPCVVSDDGSTIAAIAAPAGTDAHLLLFDADSATPLIDYTATGCGFPRYVKINADGRYTAFIALATLIVFDRDSLNVRAQIPMGASNSALDISGDGNLVAYGWPSLVLMEWNGSSYQNLWSYTVGGGYYLSKIAISNDGSTMVSCWYIAPHNTFKVVVHDTGSSTPLWIYDYPVSSGTYQEVCFDIDITDDGSYFIIGSWGDDANINPEVHIFQRDATPHIYYTVDMPGSMFSVDISNDGSYATAAGKHVHANAMGRGGDIVLINTGITGIDDNNFTGYAGDAMQIACYPNPFTYSTAIRYSITTGDKETQVKIYDAAGKLVKSLYPVSSSQNQVSAVFWDGTDRCNRQLSGGVYFVRLETENSSTTEKIVKLE
- the erm gene encoding 23S ribosomal RNA methyltransferase Erm; this translates as MATSNQKSLAQNFLAKRRLAVSLLNGSSIAMDDIVYEIGPGKGILTAELCKRAKKVIAIEKDHVLYLKLKKKFEFNDNIILYNADFLRFRIKESCYKVFANMPFNITSAAIRKILCAANSPADAYLIVQREAAEKFTGTPRTTQFSVLLKPHFRPKIIRRFKRTDFSPVPNVDVVMLHIEKRTSSLVSAADISAYEQFIKRGFGAWRKDLKSNYKHVFSHNQWKRLSRDLEFPIRAKPSEIQFRQWLGLFDFYKCSQTSLRRTNIRG